ACAAGCGCTACTTTTCCTTCTAGTACTGGAAATGTCATTTTAATACCCCCAACATTTAATTTAACTAGCAGAGCATTATCTGCTAGTTATGGCTGTTTGAACAATTTATATACTATGATTGTCCAGCATCAATTAAAAAATTCCTTTATAGACAAATCCATAAATAATTTGTCTATAATTTAATTCTACTATTCTGTATATGCTTTACAATCATTAAAAAATTAGGATATGTATATTTAATAGACACTTTTGCTGTTTTCGTCGATTGATGGAAGATGCAGAAACGATTTGAAAACCAACCATTCAGCACTTTACATTCCTTTAGCTGTTCACCCGTATTACATAAAGAAAAGGAAAAGCAGCATATAAAATCTGCTTTTCCCTTTCATTGATTATATGAAGAAGAAGCTTTATCGAATTAGTGTCTGGATAAAACAATTGGCTCCGTTTTCTCCATGGTTGCTTTGTATAAAAGAATATTTCCTTCGTTTGCTTCTACCGCTCCGGTATCAACTTGGAAATTCTCATGTAATGCGATTGTCCAGGCAGCTTCATCATTCTTTTTTAAAATGATTGCCAGTGTACCAAACTGTTGAATATCATCCCATGGAAACATTTCTGTTTTTCCGTTTTCGGTAATCATAATTCCCTCAGGACCGCTAACCAGCTCGACATTATCGCTTTTCCAGTTGCCATGTGTTTGTGCACCAACGTAATAATAGGAAATGCCGCTTCCGCGATCTCCATAAGTAGCAATGAACTGCTGTGTTTTATTATTTGCTGCTTTATACGTAACTGCTCCCACATCATCCGCTAACCACTCAACTTGATATTCACCCATTGGCTCATCTGGCAAAACTTCCTTCGGGCGAGCAAGAATTCCATAATAGGATCGATAATATACAGCTTCACCACTTTCCACATTTTCTTTAATGGAGAGAACATGCTTCCAATCAGGCGATATGCTGGTGATATTTTTAATCTCATTGTTGCTGCTAATCAGCAGAGCAACATGTCCAATAATAAGCAATGCCGAAATGCTGGAGACGATTATGATAAATTTCCTGCTTGATTGAAGAAGCAGTAAAATCGCTGCCGTTAGACAAATTAAACAAACGATATTTATGATGTAAAATAACCGATTATCAACATATTCTACTTGAAATCTTGCGCGGAGGACAAGGTAGCCTATTTGCATACAGAAAAAGCCAATTGCTACGAGAAACAGCACCCATCCAATGATTTTTTTCCATTTACTCGTGTTCTGCTTCATCTGGCGGAACCTCCTTTGAAAAATCCCATGTTTGACCGTTATCCGTTGAGATAAATTCCCCCTTGACAAGACCGCCTGCATAATCACCATTTGGCCCTTGATTTATCAACATCTTCAGCTGCTCTTCCTCTTTTACTGGAGTTTCTGCAATTACAAAAACCCCATGATATTCCTTAGGCATCTGTATAGATGCTTGATTCCACGTATTTCCCCCGTCTTGGGTAACATAAAGCATCGGTTCTACCGGATTAATCGTTCCATAGGACAGAAAACCTGTAGTTTCATCCACAAAGTTACCATCCGAAATAAGTGTTGTCACTTCTGTATTGGTTGTTTCTTCCCAACTCTTTCCACCGTCATGTGTTAGAAAAACTACGGATGATTCTTGAGACATCGTTCGACCACCAGAGAAAATCGCATATCCAAAACGATCGTTTAAAAAGTCTACCTTTCTAAAACGCATTACCGTAAATCTTTCGGAAATAATGGACTTCTCCCATGTTTCACCCTGATCGACAGAATAAAGAAAAACGATTTGCTGTGCATCCCAATCGGTTCCTTCCGAATATAGAAAACCTACTCGCTCTTCCGTCATAACATAGCTATTGTCAATTAGCGCTTGCTTGTTTCCATTGTATTCACCAGCAAATAGCTGGTCCTTTTCAACTGGAACCTCAACCCAATCCTCTCCATTATTAAAGCTAATGTTAAGTTGATCATTTTGTAAAGAATACGCAACTGCTTCATCTAGGTTAACTGGTTGTATTGGTTCTGGTTGAGCTTGTTCTAATTCTTCCTGACTGTTTCCCTGCGAGTTATTTAACAGTGCAGATTGTGGGAGCGTGACTTGATTAGAGCTTTGGTGATAGATTACTGCCATTATGACAAGAGCAATCACCACCACACCTGCACCAAATAATAGATAACGTTTCACGTGTTCACTCCTTTTATAATTGGCCTTTTGATAAATTCTATAGCTGTATAATTGAAAAATAAGGAATATTTCCTTGATTAGTTCTGCTATTTTAATAGAATGTTTTTCTGAATCTACAATTGTTATACTAAATTGGCATAAATAATATTATCATAAAATTAATCCTCCGGTTTTTCGTATAAACCCCATGGTATTCGTGCTTCAAACTCTAATTGTATGATTGGATGAGTCGAACTATCCTGTAAAAAAAGTAAATCCTTACTAAATCCAATTGTAAAGTTTTCCATTGCAATGGTATTCTTTTCATTCCATGAAGAATCTGTACAGTATTCGCCCTCTATTATTCTGCCAACTATAGGATAACTTCCCATATAAAGATGCAGGCCATCTTCCATTTTTCCAAATTCCGATAAATTGCTCGGCAAGGACGGCTGAATTCCCAGAAGGTTAAAAACGTCGATGATAGAAGAATCCAAACGTTTGCACATAACCATATAATTTTTACAGTATAAACACTCGCAAGCCTCTATATTTTCCCTATATAATTCTTTGGTCTGATTTACGTCAGCTTCTATCGACCACTTGTATAAATTAATTCTTCTCATATTAAACCCCTGCCTGAACTTCTTTTTTTATTCTCACAGTTTCCGAACCATTTCGCCTGACTTAATAAAAATATTTATACCTGCTGCATTCCCTCCTTCAATGTGATTCTCCAATTTTGAGACGTCTATATAAGACTCTATTTTTATTATTTTATGCTCCTTGCCTTTTAGCTCTACTTCATAAGGGGCGCCCACATTCATAAGTGAAAGCATTGGAAGATCATGTTCGGAAGAATAGAATTCATAGAACTCAATCGAGAATTGTACGTCATTGCTGCTGTGATTTTTAAATGGAAGTTCACATTCTCCTTTTAATGTAGATTCATCAACCTTTTCAAACCCGCAACTGCTTTTCCCACGTTCATAAGAAACAGCATAAACACCTGTCGCAACTGTTTCTTGAAAAGCAGTAACAATCAAAGAAGGAATAAATATTGTTATTATAATTGCAAGCAATACTGCACGCCCGTGAAACTTGCTGATG
This region of Oceanobacillus sp. FSL K6-2867 genomic DNA includes:
- a CDS encoding oxidoreductase; this translates as MKRYLLFGAGVVVIALVIMAVIYHQSSNQVTLPQSALLNNSQGNSQEELEQAQPEPIQPVNLDEAVAYSLQNDQLNISFNNGEDWVEVPVEKDQLFAGEYNGNKQALIDNSYVMTEERVGFLYSEGTDWDAQQIVFLYSVDQGETWEKSIISERFTVMRFRKVDFLNDRFGYAIFSGGRTMSQESSVVFLTHDGGKSWEETTNTEVTTLISDGNFVDETTGFLSYGTINPVEPMLYVTQDGGNTWNQASIQMPKEYHGVFVIAETPVKEEEQLKMLINQGPNGDYAGGLVKGEFISTDNGQTWDFSKEVPPDEAEHE